GTTTTGCTCGATTCGACCGATTACCGATTGAAATTCATAGGCGGCATCCTCGCGTATTATCTGTACAGAGACAAGAAGATTGTTGCGGAGCAGGGTATCACCGCCAATCATCGTGGGATTAGTGATAAAGACACCTTCAGCGCAAAAATCCTCCACGCGGGAATGGTAGATTCCCACTGTCTCTTCTTCGCCAACGATAATTGTTATCTTTTCCCAGATTTTAAGATTCTGAGCCTGTTCTTGTGGAATAGTCACCTATAGTTTCCTTTAGACCGGTTTGGACGCAGTTAAGTTGGAGCGCCCCTGCTCAATTGCCAGCTCAAGAATTTTGCGCGCCAATGCCGTTCGGGATTGATCGTTGCGGTGCTGGTAGATGAATTCCTGACCTGATTTAATTGTGCTCGTAAAATATTGCTTGGCTTCGTCGTAGTTTCCGATTCGTCGCGACAGTTCAGCGATAAGGTACGATGCCTGGATTTGTTGATTTCCAGGGGCAATATCTTTTCCTTCAGCAAAGGCCCGTTTGTAATGGTGTACGGCGAACTCAAGAGCCTCGCGTTCGTCAGTGACGGCATTTTCCCATACGTCCTTTACCAGGGTTAGAAATTCACCAAAAGAACTGTGACTTCCGAATGTCATCCCACGGCCAGATCCGCTTGTGCCAAGTAAATTCTGTTTGTACTCTTCTATTGTCTTATGGAGTTGTTCAATTGAATTATTTCCATTGACGGCAATGTGCTGAAAGCTTTCGCACTCGCTTTGGAAGCGGTCACGGAAGCCGAGGATCTTCGATTTCAATTCCACCGGCAGTTGGTTGATATTAAACTGATTGTCCACAATTTTTGTGAATGAACGAATCTCGGCGTTTGTCCGTTCTATTGATTGTTTAAGCGAAGTATATTTTGAATTGATTTCTCCAATCAGAGCGCGGAGCATGACGACATGCGGATTTTCGCCCCTATTCATATCGCGCATGATCCAGCCTATCCTGAGATAGAAGCGGCCGATATCGAGCTGGCTCGGAAATTCGTAGAGCATTTCGTCGAAGATGGCTATGAGAAGTTTCAGTGCCGCAGACTCGTTAGGATACCGCACCGGATCGATTTGACTGCCGATCCGCTTAATAATCGAATTTTCGTTCGATAGCAGTTCGAGATGTTTTTCTTTGACTGATTTGAGCTTGTATGTTCTGAAATTGCCGTCATTCTTCCAATCTTTGAATTCATTGGTAAACTCACGAGTGTAGTAGCAGTTGGCACAGGTCGCGGTAAAGTATGTAAGGGGGTGAAACGCCTGGTAACGCGGGTTACGCCATTTGATATTAAGCGGGGCAAAATCGCTGTCGCGTCCTTCTTCGACATACGCGCCTACTCGGACAAGCTCAAATTCATTGACGGTTTTGCAGATTGGACACTCTACTTTGAATAAAAGAAAGGGATTGTCGTTGCTCATCATATTCTCCGCTGTTTATCGCTGTGGAACCTGACTCATCAGAGCCAATTCGCCATCGCTAATGGGTAGTACCTGCTTGATGCGCTCATGCGGAGTTCCGGCATTGAGCATATCACGGGCAAGTCCGATTGTATCAAGTCTATTTCGCCTGTTCGTCTGGGATGAAATATTAATTCGGCCAGTCTCGGATGATTGTGAGGGTGCAGGCTGTGTGCTGAAATCAATGAATTGGATTCTGTTTTTTTCAGCGGGCACTGCGGGGCGACCTTCAGTCTTTGGTGCTGGGGCGGTCTCTGGCTCAACTGCCCCAAGGAGTGGTTTATATCTGTGTCTGCCAAAGAGCAGGAGCAACAGCCCGCCGAAAGACAATGAACCGATGAGATTCAGTCCGATATCGATAATTTGATTGTATGAAACTTCCATGTTGTTTCTTCTCCATACCGACCTTCCCGGTCAGCTGCTATGCCTGTACATCTATATGGCCGCTTGTGTTGTTCTCTGTCTGTTCGCGAACTTCACCATCGTCCTGTTCAGTAGAATGCCTTGGCTCCTCGGGAAAAGGCTGTTCACTCTGTTCTTCGACTGATGATAGCTCGATCATATCGCCCTCTTTTTTTCGTTTTCTCTTTTTTTCGTATTCAAGCTCTTCTTGAAGAGTGGGCAAGAATTTTCGCTTCTTGTCTTTTTCGGCGCGATGAGTGTGGTAGACTGTACCCGGCGCAAGGTAGTCTGGAATCTTTTTCGCTGGGTCAATAGGGCCATCCATACACATCACCATGTTTTCACACCTTCACTGCGCTCTTATGCAGTAAGGGAAAACTTGTCCTTTACCATTGATCTGAGTTTGGTCACTGCACGGGTATGTATCTGGGAAACCCGCGATTCAGAAATAGACATGACTTCGCCGATTTCTTTGAGTGTGAGTTCTTCAAAATAATAAAGAGCGATAACCAACTTTTCTTGTTCGGTGAGTTTATCTATTGCAAGCACCAGAAATGATCGGAGTTCGTTTCGTTCAAGTTCACCCAGAATGGTTTTTCCGGTCCGATCCGTGACAGTCTCAATTCGGGGAACCTGGCGGCTGTCGTCTTCGGGATAAATGATTTCGTCGAGCGAAACCATATTGGTGCTTGAGACATCATCAAGTGAAATATGCAATTCCGCTTCAGAGACTTTTAAATAGGCCGCCAGTTCGCGGATTTCCGGAGGACGACCGAACTTGTTCTCGAGATACGTTGTCGCGCGATCTATTTCTCGTGATTTTGCGCGAGTGGAACGAGGCACCCAATCCAGCGCACGGAGTTCATCGAGTATCGCTCCTCTGATACGGGGCACGGCATATGTCTCGAACTTGACCCCGCGGTCGGGATCGAAATTACGGAAGGCTTCGATAAGTCCGATTACGCCAGTGTTGACCAGATCGGTCAACTCGACTGATCGGGGGAATCCCATAGCCATACGGGCCGCGACATTGCGAACCAGCGGAACATATTTGTTAAGCAAATCCTGCCGCTGTTCTTCGGTCTGATGCTTTTTGTAGCGAGTCCATTCGCGGACGCTGACATCCCATTTTTTAGCGTTCGGAGCAGGCAGTCCCTTATTGACCATTTCCGTAACAGGAGCCACTGTCTTGCGACCGGCTTTTTTTGACTTTGCTGTTGTTGTTGCCATAATACGTTATTCCTTTATTTCGGCTGTTGCCGAGCTTTTATTTATTCGTTCTGATTCGGGCCATTGAGAAATGGCCGCTTTTCCGCAGATGGCGCTGAGCCGCGCTGCTATATGAGTCAGCTCTGAAAGAATGAGATTTGAGCCTTCTATTTGGGAAATTGTCTTTTGGGCGCCAATCCCCTTTTTGACAGACAAATCATCCGAAAGGTAGCCGAGGTAACCGACACTTTTGCCGAGAAAGCGCTCGGTGAGCGCGTCAAAACGCTCACGTATGTGCTCGGCTTCGTCGGCCGAAACAACCCTGTTGATGAGCATCCATGAATTAAGTTTGGGCTTAGATTCTGTAAGAAATTTGAACAATCCATAGGCGTCGGCGATCGAAGTCAGTTCCGGAATGAGCACAAGGATATTGAGATCTGAGCCATGAGCCATCAGGGTAGCTGTGTCGGAGACACCTGAGCCATGATCGACAATAACGAAGTCATAGAGGCTTTCAGAGTCCTTGCGAAGAATATTTAGCAGTCGCACAACATCGTGTGATGTGATTTCCTCGCGAGGTGTTGTAGGACTGGATCCAAGGAGAGCGAGGCTTTCTGAAAGTGGCCACACACAGAACTGTAAATCTGCTGAACCAAGCATAACGTTCTGCACTCCTGAGCTGAGCGAACAATTGGCCAGAATGTGAAGATTGCCACAGAAGAAATTGGCGTCTACAAGCAACACCCGTGACCCCGACGACGCCAACCTCTCGGCCAGATTTAGACTGACTACTGATTTGCCCACACCACCTTTTCCGGATAGGACAGAAATAATGGAGGCCGGTGAAGTGGTTGAAGGAGTCAAATATTCCGGTCGGAGGCGAGAATTATACATGAGCGACCTCATGAGCAATAATTGTTGAGGTCATCATATCGATTGTCGGGCGAACCAGCTCACCGCGTCCGCTTGGACTATTCGAGATGTATAGCAATTTTTGTCGGCTTATAAGCGAAGCCCCCAGCCAGTTACCCCATCGCGAGGTCTGATCGGTCATTGTCATAACCAGATGGGTAACATTGAGCGCTTTGGTTTGGGTCAGAATATCCATCAGGTCGGCTGTTCGCGTAGTAGCAGAGAACACTAACAAACAGACACTTGGGCGATATAGCTCTATCTGCTTTCTTAGCGCTGAGATGCTTTCTGCATTCTTTCCAAAACCAGGCGTATCGATGAATGTGACTGAACTGTCTGATGGTTTAAATGTCGATCCAGAAGAGAGAACTCTTGCGCGGAGTAGATCGGCATAGGCATGAATCTCTTCCTGTGCGGCAATTTTGGCGGTATCAATTGACAAAAAGCTCACCGCAAGTTTGTCGCGACTTATGAGTTCGGCCGCAAGTTTTCCAATGACAGAGGTCTTGCCTGAACCCGATGGGCCAACCACCATTACTGTGTCACCCAAGCGCAAGGTTATATCTTTTGAGAGGAAGTTTTCGATTGTTTTGCGGAGCGCGTTATTCAATGCTTCGTCAGAGGAAACCGAATTGTCAGCCGTTTGAGCAATTAACGAAGCGATGACTTCACGGGGGACATCAGCATCACGCATCTGCTGAATAATATTCGGTTCTACGTTCCAAGGAGTTGAAGCTGGCGACGGTGTCGGAGCAACAACGGAGAGGATAGAATCCAATTTGGCATTGACATCACTCATCCACCGCTTGGCATCAG
The sequence above is a segment of the Candidatus Zixiibacteriota bacterium genome. Coding sequences within it:
- a CDS encoding FliA/WhiG family RNA polymerase sigma factor, with protein sequence MATTTAKSKKAGRKTVAPVTEMVNKGLPAPNAKKWDVSVREWTRYKKHQTEEQRQDLLNKYVPLVRNVAARMAMGFPRSVELTDLVNTGVIGLIEAFRNFDPDRGVKFETYAVPRIRGAILDELRALDWVPRSTRAKSREIDRATTYLENKFGRPPEIRELAAYLKVSEAELHISLDDVSSTNMVSLDEIIYPEDDSRQVPRIETVTDRTGKTILGELERNELRSFLVLAIDKLTEQEKLVIALYYFEELTLKEIGEVMSISESRVSQIHTRAVTKLRSMVKDKFSLTA
- a CDS encoding AAA family ATPase, producing MYNSRLRPEYLTPSTTSPASIISVLSGKGGVGKSVVSLNLAERLASSGSRVLLVDANFFCGNLHILANCSLSSGVQNVMLGSADLQFCVWPLSESLALLGSSPTTPREEITSHDVVRLLNILRKDSESLYDFVIVDHGSGVSDTATLMAHGSDLNILVLIPELTSIADAYGLFKFLTESKPKLNSWMLINRVVSADEAEHIRERFDALTERFLGKSVGYLGYLSDDLSVKKGIGAQKTISQIEGSNLILSELTHIAARLSAICGKAAISQWPESERINKSSATAEIKE
- a CDS encoding DUF2225 domain-containing protein; its protein translation is MMSNDNPFLLFKVECPICKTVNEFELVRVGAYVEEGRDSDFAPLNIKWRNPRYQAFHPLTYFTATCANCYYTREFTNEFKDWKNDGNFRTYKLKSVKEKHLELLSNENSIIKRIGSQIDPVRYPNESAALKLLIAIFDEMLYEFPSQLDIGRFYLRIGWIMRDMNRGENPHVVMLRALIGEINSKYTSLKQSIERTNAEIRSFTKIVDNQFNINQLPVELKSKILGFRDRFQSECESFQHIAVNGNNSIEQLHKTIEEYKQNLLGTSGSGRGMTFGSHSSFGEFLTLVKDVWENAVTDEREALEFAVHHYKRAFAEGKDIAPGNQQIQASYLIAELSRRIGNYDEAKQYFTSTIKSGQEFIYQHRNDQSRTALARKILELAIEQGRSNLTASKPV
- a CDS encoding GTPase, producing MIIKTYTAESASAALKLARADMGGEAMVLKTKQLADTRGIQQVELTACVDKMTAAKATQTLVPRLQEIVVKTSKESTAMIAPESSPSKGFTDAKRWMSDVNAKLDSILSVVAPTPSPASTPWNVEPNIIQQMRDADVPREVIASLIAQTADNSVSSDEALNNALRKTIENFLSKDITLRLGDTVMVVGPSGSGKTSVIGKLAAELISRDKLAVSFLSIDTAKIAAQEEIHAYADLLRARVLSSGSTFKPSDSSVTFIDTPGFGKNAESISALRKQIELYRPSVCLLVFSATTRTADLMDILTQTKALNVTHLVMTMTDQTSRWGNWLGASLISRQKLLYISNSPSGRGELVRPTIDMMTSTIIAHEVAHV